CACAGGGCGTTTTTCCGGAACATCACCATGATTTTCATGAAATCGTCCTGGTGGAACAGGGGGCGGGGATCCATATCTTCAACGGCCAGCCGCAATCGCTGTGCGGCGGCTGCGTCTGCTTTGTGCGCGATCACGACAGGCACCTTTATGAGCAGACCGAAAACCTCTATTTGACCAACGTGCTGTGGCGCGGCCCGCAGGCGTTTCGCTTTCTCGCCGGGCTGCAGGATCTGCTGCCGCAGGAGCGCGACGGCCGCTACCCTTCCCACTGGCGCATCAGCAATCGGGTGATGGCGCAGGCGAAAGCGCTGGTGACGCAGCTGCAGGATCCAGACGGCGGCGACGCCACCGAGCAGCGCGTGCGTCAGGAGCTGACGTTTATGCAGCTGCTGGTGCTGCTGCGCCAGGGCGGCCGTGAACAGGAGAGTGACGCCCAGGAGGCGCGGCTGCTGCGGCTGCTTGACTGGCTGAATGAACATTACAGCGAAGAGGTCGACTGGGATGCGCTGGCCGATCGCTTTTCGCTCTCGCTGCGTACGCTGCATCGGCAGCTGAAGCAGCAAACCGGCAGCACGCCGCAGCGCTATCTCAACCGGCTGCGGCTGTTACAGGCGCGGCACCTGCTGCGCCACAGCGATATGCGCATCACGGATATCGCATTTCAATGCGGGTTCGGCGACAGCAACCATTTTTCAACGCTGTTTCGCCGCGAATTTGGCTGCGCACCGCGCGCCGAGCGACAACAGATGTGGTAAAGGGAGAACAGGATGGGGCTGATACTGGCGAAGGCGGATTATTTTCCCTCGGAGGCGATGCCGGTCGCGGTGGCCGATCGCACGCCGCAGCCCTCTTTTCCGCCGCATCGTCATGAGTTCAGTGAAATCGTCATAGTCTGGCGCGGCAACGGCCTGCACGTGCTTAACGATCGCCCCTGGCTGGTAACCTGCGGCGACCTGTTCTATATCCAGCACAGCGACTGCCACAGCTATGAATCGGTGAACGATCTGGTGCTGGATAATATTCTCTACTGCCCCGAACGCTTTCGTCTTGGGCTCGACTGGTCGCTGCTGCTGCCGCTGGACGCCGCCGACTATCGCGCTCACTGGCGCCTGACCACGCGCGGCATGGCGCTGGCGCGCGGCGTAATCGTGCA
This DNA window, taken from Mixta gaviniae, encodes the following:
- the rhaS gene encoding HTH-type transcriptional activator RhaS, with product MTVLHSADFFPNGDLPVAIEPRAPQGVFPEHHHDFHEIVLVEQGAGIHIFNGQPQSLCGGCVCFVRDHDRHLYEQTENLYLTNVLWRGPQAFRFLAGLQDLLPQERDGRYPSHWRISNRVMAQAKALVTQLQDPDGGDATEQRVRQELTFMQLLVLLRQGGREQESDAQEARLLRLLDWLNEHYSEEVDWDALADRFSLSLRTLHRQLKQQTGSTPQRYLNRLRLLQARHLLRHSDMRITDIAFQCGFGDSNHFSTLFRREFGCAPRAERQQMW